TGCTATTTTTTCGATGTCTTTTTTATCGAATGTTTTGTTTGGGAATAGGAGTTTTAGTAAGCCGCTCATGATCTTCTTCACGCTCTTTTCATCTCTTATCTTGAAGTTTTCTGAGAGGTCTATGTGTTTGGAGACCATGCTGACAAGGCTTTCCTTCCTCATGGAGTGTAAGGCTTCTGCGAAGTAGTCTGAAGCTATCCCATAGCCTTTTGATAGGTGATATTTTGCTTGAGATATTTTTGGAAGTTCCCATCCTGGTATGAGTCCATGCACCCTATCTATGAAGGCTGAGTCTCTCATGGGCTCTGGAAGTACATAGGTTAAGTCTTCTATGGGTATATAGCCTTCGGAAACCATTTCAACTGATATGTTACCCATAAATACCAGTGATGCATCGGAGACAGCCTTCTTATCACCCCTCTCGAACACACCACTCTCCATATAATCCTTAAGTTTACCCATCATTTCATCGGGATTTGGAAACCTCACCTTACTAACTTCATCAAAGACAACTAAGTCTTTAACGACAAGCTCCCCAGGAACCCTAGTCCTCAAATTGTAGAAGAGAGCTGCTGGCGATATGTTGCCACCTGATATTATCC
The genomic region above belongs to Candidatus Methanomethylicota archaeon and contains:
- a CDS encoding ATP-dependent Lon-type protease — translated: IISGGNISPAALFYNLRTRVPGELVVKDLVVFDEVSKVRFPNPDEMMGKLKDYMESGVFERGDKKAVSDASLVFMGNISVEMVSEGYIPIEDLTYVLPEPMRDSAFIDRVHGLIPGWELPKISQAKYHLSKGYGIASDYFAEALHSMRKESLVSMVSKHIDLSENFKIRDEKSVKKIMSGLLKLLFPNKTFDKKDIEKIANAALEYRQRVRDWLHKINPGEFPKERLTVTVRT